DNA from Halorarum salinum:
TCTACGTCGACACCTCCAGCGGGAGCGTCACCGTCACGCTCGCGACGGCGGACGCCCGCAATGGCCACTCGGTACGAATCGTCGACGTGGGTGGCAACGCGGGAACGAACGCTATCACGGTCGAGACGGAGAGCAGCGAGGTCATCAACCCCGATGGAGAGGGCTCGAAGACGATCGACGCGGACTGGGGCCAGCTCGAGGTCCAGTCTGACGGTGACGACTGGTTCGCCCAGACAGGAGGTGGCGGGGGCGACGTCGCCAACCCGATGGAGGAGGACCTCGACGCCGGCGGAAACGATATTACGAACGCCGGCGCGATGGACGCAGACGAGGCAAATAGCAAAGAATCGCCGCGGGTCAACGTCAAGTGGTTTGGGGCAGTTGGAGACGGGTCGACCGACGACACCTCAGCGATTGATTCGGCAGTGGCTCACGCGAAGAGCATTGGTGCAACAGTCTACTTTCCCACTGGAGACTACCCGTTCACGAACCAGATTGTCGTTGACTGGATTGGTGGTGGGGTTGTGGGCGATGCATTTGATTCATCCACACTCACATATGACGGAGATGCCGATCGTGGCATAGTCCCGGCAAGCACCAACCTGACGTTTAGGAATTTCACGCTTTCCGTGGGGTCAGGAGCCCATTTGCATGGTATCGCTAACGATTCAGCGACGTATAGCGATAGTGGCCTGAGTCAAACGGTATTCGATAGTGTGCGAGTCACTGGATTCAATAATTCAGGTGGCGCGTGTTACCGATTCGAAGAAACGGATCAGGTTGACCTGTTCGGCTGCGATGCCTATTCGGGACATGACGGATTCTGGTTCGACAGTAACGGCGGGGATAACTGCCTGTTCGGGTGTTCGAGCCGACAGCACAACAACCACGCTGCGGACATTTCAACGAGTGGGTCAACGACCATTATTGGCGGGAATTATGCGAATAGCGACTCCGGTATTGTCCTCGGGACGGGACAGCGTGACTTTGCCACGTTCATTTATGGGACGTATCTCGAAGGGAACACAGTCGCCGATATCGAGGTCGCGAATGCCACCGCTGCGGAAATCGCGCCGGGATTCTCCGCGAGCGGCGTGGGCGTGCTGCTGCGCGACGCTGTGGACTTCAAGGTCAACCCGCGCGGGAGGTTCACCAACGCGACGGCTGCCCTGCAGGTTGGCGATGCGTCAAACTCGGCGATCAGAGGGAAAATCAATAGCGGGATTCGGCAAGACGGCGGCGGGACAGACGTTGATATCGTCGACGCAAACGCCGTCACGTGGGAGACGTGGGAATACACATGGGAGCTGGGGACGGACGTTCAGTATTTCAACCGATGGCTGTCTTCGACGCCATCCCCTGACGCGTCGAACGCGCTGTACGTCGACGACGGGACGAACACGGGAGACTCGAACCCCCACTGGCGGGTCACGACGGACGGAGGAACAAGCTGGAGCGATATGTGACTTGAGGGTGTGCAGAGTTGTCAACTCCATTCTGAGGGGAGCCGGTGCCAGTTTGCCGGTCATTCACTCTCTTTTGCTTTCGACCCGTTAATGTAATTCTCACCCCAACGGCCGGCAGTGGTGTTTCTAATGAATTCCAGACGTCTGCGAGAAATGGACTGAATCACAGTCAACACGACGAACGCCAACGACGGCGGGGCCGCTCTGTAACCGGTGCGAACATGTGTGTAAACAATTAAACAGAGTGGGGAAAGTTCGTCAGTATGGACCAGTACCTCCCATCGCCTTGGACGGATCTGCCGGCATCGACTCGCCACTGGATTCTCATTGGGTTGCTATTCGTTACTCCAGGTGCATTCCTCATCAACAGCGGCTCAATTGCAAACTGGGGGAGTGCTGCCGCAAGCATCATTCAGGGCGAATCAGTCTATAGCATCGTCGACGTGACCAGTGATGGCCGCCCTGTTTCTGCGTATCCGTATCTCCCCTCGTTCGCTATCCTCCTCACAGTTCCGTTCGCCCTTTCGTGGGTGGCATTTCATTCGCCCATTGGCCTTCCGCTCTCCCCGTCGACGTCGTTACTGAGTGTCGCGGTCACCTCAATCGGTGCGTATCTCCTCCTGCTGGCCTCCGCAGGGTGGTA
Protein-coding regions in this window:
- a CDS encoding glycosyl hydrolase family 28-related protein, which encodes MTTSIDGDSVRTDPTHIDDTDSPYTTQDENLLYVDTSSGSVTVTLATADARNGHSVRIVDVGGNAGTNAITVETESSEVINPDGEGSKTIDADWGQLEVQSDGDDWFAQTGGGGGDVANPMEEDLDAGGNDITNAGAMDADEANSKESPRVNVKWFGAVGDGSTDDTSAIDSAVAHAKSIGATVYFPTGDYPFTNQIVVDWIGGGVVGDAFDSSTLTYDGDADRGIVPASTNLTFRNFTLSVGSGAHLHGIANDSATYSDSGLSQTVFDSVRVTGFNNSGGACYRFEETDQVDLFGCDAYSGHDGFWFDSNGGDNCLFGCSSRQHNNHAADISTSGSTTIIGGNYANSDSGIVLGTGQRDFATFIYGTYLEGNTVADIEVANATAAEIAPGFSASGVGVLLRDAVDFKVNPRGRFTNATAALQVGDASNSAIRGKINSGIRQDGGGTDVDIVDANAVTWETWEYTWELGTDVQYFNRWLSSTPSPDASNALYVDDGTNTGDSNPHWRVTTDGGTSWSDM